The genomic segment TGCCCTGGCGGCGTCGGCGTATACGGCCTGCTACGACGGATTCTATCCGATGGCCTACCGAACCGTTGCCTCTTCCGACTGGAGCCAAATTCGGACGATTGCGTGGGATTATATTACGACGCAGAGCTGGGCCGACGGGCGGAGGGTTTATACATGGGAACCCGGCATTTTGTGGCAAAGCGGCGATTCGATGGAGATTCAGCAGTGCCCGGGTTTTCGGGGGGCGGACAATGCGGGCGGCGAGCCGTTTACGGGCTACAATTACAACACCAGTTATATCGGGCACGGCAGCGCTGAGAGCATTCCGGAACCGGCTAAATATCATCAGGTTCGCAATCCAGCCCAGACGGCCTTGTTCGGAGACGGCCAATATGGGGAAGGGGCCAATAAGTTTATGCGGGCGCCGTGGGCCAATCCGGGAGATTGGAGTTTCAGCGGCCGGTATGCCGGGACGCAGGGGTTTCGGCAT from the Anaerohalosphaeraceae bacterium genome contains:
- a CDS encoding prepilin-type N-terminal cleavage/methylation domain-containing protein, which translates into the protein MALNKKCRGFTLAEVLAVLACLVLLAGLLLPALKQARAQGQSVLCLSKLRQCALAASAYTACYDGFYPMAYRTVASSDWSQIRTIAWDYITTQSWADGRRVYTWEPGILWQSGDSMEIQQCPGFRGADNAGGEPFTGYNYNTSYIGHGSAESIPEPAKYHQVRNPAQTALFGDGQYGEGANKFMRAPWANPGDWSFSGRYAGTQGFRHRRKTNAAFCDGHAETLADRYTETYPEDKKMIAEGTGFLSPDNRLYDLN